The Etheostoma spectabile isolate EspeVRDwgs_2016 chromosome 23, UIUC_Espe_1.0, whole genome shotgun sequence genome includes a window with the following:
- the nrf1 gene encoding nuclear respiratory factor 1 isoform X1, producing the protein MDEHVVHQTEHMTTIEASAVSQQVQQVHVTTFTEASMMSAEEDSTSSPDDDPYDDTDILNSAGTDEITAHLAAAGPVGMAAAAAVATGKKRKRPHIFESNPSIRKRQQTRLLRKLRATLDEYTTRVGQQAIVLCISPSKPNPVFKVFGAAPLENVVRKYKGMILEDLENALAEHAPAGGELASELPPLTIDGIPVSVDKMTQAQLRAFIPEMLKYSTGRGKPGWGKESCKPMWWPEDIPWANVRSDVRTEEQKQRVSWTQALRTIVKNCYKQHGREDLLYAFEDQITTTTTTQHHLTTAQSIAHLVPSQTVVQTVNNPDGTVSLIQVGTGHTVATLADASELPGVTVAQVNYTTVTDGEIVPFEVEQNWATLQGGEMTIQTTQASEATQAVASLAEAAVAASHEMQPGATVTMALNSEAAAHAVATLAEATLQGGGQIVLAETAAAVGALAGVQDATGLVQIPVSMYQTVVTSLAHGNRPVQVAMAPVATRIDNTVTLDGQAVEVVTLEQ; encoded by the exons ATGGACGAGCACGTCGTTCACCAGACTGAACACATGACCACCATCGAGGCCAGCGCCGTCAGCCAACAGGTCCAGCAG GTACATGTGACCACCTTTACCGAAGCGTCCATGATGAGCGCTGAGGAAGACTCAACGTCCTCACCAGATGATGATCCTTATGACGATACGGACATCCTCAACTCAGCTGGCACTGATGAGATCACAGCTCACCTGGCTGCCGCAG ggCCAGTAGGCatggcagctgctgctgctgtggcaactggtaagaaaagaaagaggcCTCATATCTTTGAATCCAACCCCTCTATCCGCAAGAGGCAGCAGACGCGTCTGCTCAG gaaaCTGCGAGCTACCCTGGATGAGTACACTACTAGAGTGGGCCAACAGGCCATAGTGCTGTGTATCTCTCCCTCAAAACCCAACCCTGTGTTCAAGGTGTTTGGTGCTGCTCCTCTGGAGAATGTG GTGAGGAAGTATAAGGGCATGATATTGGAGGATCTGGAGAACGCATTGGCTGAACATGCCCCCGCTGGTGGAGAGCTGGCCTCAGAGTTGCCTCCCCTCACCATCGATGGCATCCCTGTTTCTGTGGACAAGATGACCCAG GCCCAGCTGCGAGCGTTCATCCCAGAGATGCTGAAGTACTCAACGGGCCGAGGGAAGCCTGGCTGGGGTAAGGAGAGCTGCAAGCCAATGTGGTGGCCTGAGGATATCCCTTGGGCCAACGTACGCAGCGACGTCCGCACAGAGGAGCAGAAACAAAGG GTGTCTTGGACGCAGGCATTGCGGACTATTGTTAAGAACTGCTACAAGCAGCATGGCCGTGAGGATCTGTTGTATGCTTTTGAAGACCAGATAACCACGACGACCACCACCCAGCACCACCTGACCACTGCGCAGAGTATCGCTCATCTTGTGCCCTCGCAAACTGTGGTACAGACCGTCAACAACCCTGACGGAACAGTCTCGCTCATCCAG GTTGGCACAGGACACACAGTTGCCACCCTGGCAGATGCCTCGGAGCTGCCAGGTGTGACGGTGGCACAGGTCAACTACACCACAGTAACTGACGGAGAG ATTGTCCCTTTCGAGGTGGAGCAGAACTGGGCCACCCTCCAGGGCGGCGAGATGACAATCCAAACCACTCAGGCCTCAGAGGCCACGCAGGCTGTAGCATCCCTGGCAGAAGCCGCTGTTGCCGCAAGTCACGAAATGCAGCCCGGAGCCACCGTCACAATGGCTCTTAACAG tgagGCAGCAGCCCATGCTGTAGCGACGTTGGCGGAGGCTACTCTACAAGGCGGAGGGCAGATTGTCCTGGCAGAGACAGCAGCTGCTGTTGGAGCACTGGCAGGGGTTCAAGATGCCACAG GTCTGGTCCAGATCCCAGTCAGCATGTACCAGACTGTAGTGACCAGCCTCGCCCACGGCAACCGGCCTGTCCAGGTTGCCATGGCACCTGTTGCCACACGCATAGATAACACTGTCACACTTGACGGCCAAGCCGTGGAAGTTGTGACCCTGGAACAGTGA
- the nrf1 gene encoding nuclear respiratory factor 1 isoform X3 translates to MDEHVVHQTEHMTTIEASAVSQQVQQVHVTTFTEASMMSAEEDSTSSPDDDPYDDTDILNSAGTDEITAHLAAAGPVGMAAAAAVATGKKRKRPHIFESNPSIRKRQQTRLLRKLRATLDEYTTRVGQQAIVLCISPSKPNPVFKVFGAAPLENVVRKYKGMILEDLENALAEHAPAGGELASELPPLTIDGIPVSVDKMTQAQLRAFIPEMLKYSTGRGKPGWGKESCKPMWWPEDIPWANVRSDVRTEEQKQRVSWTQALRTIVKNCYKQHGREDLLYAFEDQITTTTTTQHHLTTAQSIAHLVPSQTVVQTVNNPDGTVSLIQVGTGHTVATLADASELPGVTVAQVNYTTVTDGEVEQNWATLQGGEMTIQTTQASEATQAVASLAEAAVAASHEMQPGATVTMALNSEAAAHAVATLAEATLQGGGQIVLAETAAAVGALAGVQDATGLVQIPVSMYQTVVTSLAHGNRPVQVAMAPVATRIDNTVTLDGQAVEVVTLEQ, encoded by the exons ATGGACGAGCACGTCGTTCACCAGACTGAACACATGACCACCATCGAGGCCAGCGCCGTCAGCCAACAGGTCCAGCAG GTACATGTGACCACCTTTACCGAAGCGTCCATGATGAGCGCTGAGGAAGACTCAACGTCCTCACCAGATGATGATCCTTATGACGATACGGACATCCTCAACTCAGCTGGCACTGATGAGATCACAGCTCACCTGGCTGCCGCAG ggCCAGTAGGCatggcagctgctgctgctgtggcaactggtaagaaaagaaagaggcCTCATATCTTTGAATCCAACCCCTCTATCCGCAAGAGGCAGCAGACGCGTCTGCTCAG gaaaCTGCGAGCTACCCTGGATGAGTACACTACTAGAGTGGGCCAACAGGCCATAGTGCTGTGTATCTCTCCCTCAAAACCCAACCCTGTGTTCAAGGTGTTTGGTGCTGCTCCTCTGGAGAATGTG GTGAGGAAGTATAAGGGCATGATATTGGAGGATCTGGAGAACGCATTGGCTGAACATGCCCCCGCTGGTGGAGAGCTGGCCTCAGAGTTGCCTCCCCTCACCATCGATGGCATCCCTGTTTCTGTGGACAAGATGACCCAG GCCCAGCTGCGAGCGTTCATCCCAGAGATGCTGAAGTACTCAACGGGCCGAGGGAAGCCTGGCTGGGGTAAGGAGAGCTGCAAGCCAATGTGGTGGCCTGAGGATATCCCTTGGGCCAACGTACGCAGCGACGTCCGCACAGAGGAGCAGAAACAAAGG GTGTCTTGGACGCAGGCATTGCGGACTATTGTTAAGAACTGCTACAAGCAGCATGGCCGTGAGGATCTGTTGTATGCTTTTGAAGACCAGATAACCACGACGACCACCACCCAGCACCACCTGACCACTGCGCAGAGTATCGCTCATCTTGTGCCCTCGCAAACTGTGGTACAGACCGTCAACAACCCTGACGGAACAGTCTCGCTCATCCAG GTTGGCACAGGACACACAGTTGCCACCCTGGCAGATGCCTCGGAGCTGCCAGGTGTGACGGTGGCACAGGTCAACTACACCACAGTAACTGACGGAGAG GTGGAGCAGAACTGGGCCACCCTCCAGGGCGGCGAGATGACAATCCAAACCACTCAGGCCTCAGAGGCCACGCAGGCTGTAGCATCCCTGGCAGAAGCCGCTGTTGCCGCAAGTCACGAAATGCAGCCCGGAGCCACCGTCACAATGGCTCTTAACAG tgagGCAGCAGCCCATGCTGTAGCGACGTTGGCGGAGGCTACTCTACAAGGCGGAGGGCAGATTGTCCTGGCAGAGACAGCAGCTGCTGTTGGAGCACTGGCAGGGGTTCAAGATGCCACAG GTCTGGTCCAGATCCCAGTCAGCATGTACCAGACTGTAGTGACCAGCCTCGCCCACGGCAACCGGCCTGTCCAGGTTGCCATGGCACCTGTTGCCACACGCATAGATAACACTGTCACACTTGACGGCCAAGCCGTGGAAGTTGTGACCCTGGAACAGTGA
- the nrf1 gene encoding nuclear respiratory factor 1 isoform X2, with protein sequence MDEHVVHQTEHMTTIEASAVSQQVHVTTFTEASMMSAEEDSTSSPDDDPYDDTDILNSAGTDEITAHLAAAGPVGMAAAAAVATGKKRKRPHIFESNPSIRKRQQTRLLRKLRATLDEYTTRVGQQAIVLCISPSKPNPVFKVFGAAPLENVVRKYKGMILEDLENALAEHAPAGGELASELPPLTIDGIPVSVDKMTQAQLRAFIPEMLKYSTGRGKPGWGKESCKPMWWPEDIPWANVRSDVRTEEQKQRVSWTQALRTIVKNCYKQHGREDLLYAFEDQITTTTTTQHHLTTAQSIAHLVPSQTVVQTVNNPDGTVSLIQVGTGHTVATLADASELPGVTVAQVNYTTVTDGEIVPFEVEQNWATLQGGEMTIQTTQASEATQAVASLAEAAVAASHEMQPGATVTMALNSEAAAHAVATLAEATLQGGGQIVLAETAAAVGALAGVQDATGLVQIPVSMYQTVVTSLAHGNRPVQVAMAPVATRIDNTVTLDGQAVEVVTLEQ encoded by the exons ATGGACGAGCACGTCGTTCACCAGACTGAACACATGACCACCATCGAGGCCAGCGCCGTCAGCCAACAG GTACATGTGACCACCTTTACCGAAGCGTCCATGATGAGCGCTGAGGAAGACTCAACGTCCTCACCAGATGATGATCCTTATGACGATACGGACATCCTCAACTCAGCTGGCACTGATGAGATCACAGCTCACCTGGCTGCCGCAG ggCCAGTAGGCatggcagctgctgctgctgtggcaactggtaagaaaagaaagaggcCTCATATCTTTGAATCCAACCCCTCTATCCGCAAGAGGCAGCAGACGCGTCTGCTCAG gaaaCTGCGAGCTACCCTGGATGAGTACACTACTAGAGTGGGCCAACAGGCCATAGTGCTGTGTATCTCTCCCTCAAAACCCAACCCTGTGTTCAAGGTGTTTGGTGCTGCTCCTCTGGAGAATGTG GTGAGGAAGTATAAGGGCATGATATTGGAGGATCTGGAGAACGCATTGGCTGAACATGCCCCCGCTGGTGGAGAGCTGGCCTCAGAGTTGCCTCCCCTCACCATCGATGGCATCCCTGTTTCTGTGGACAAGATGACCCAG GCCCAGCTGCGAGCGTTCATCCCAGAGATGCTGAAGTACTCAACGGGCCGAGGGAAGCCTGGCTGGGGTAAGGAGAGCTGCAAGCCAATGTGGTGGCCTGAGGATATCCCTTGGGCCAACGTACGCAGCGACGTCCGCACAGAGGAGCAGAAACAAAGG GTGTCTTGGACGCAGGCATTGCGGACTATTGTTAAGAACTGCTACAAGCAGCATGGCCGTGAGGATCTGTTGTATGCTTTTGAAGACCAGATAACCACGACGACCACCACCCAGCACCACCTGACCACTGCGCAGAGTATCGCTCATCTTGTGCCCTCGCAAACTGTGGTACAGACCGTCAACAACCCTGACGGAACAGTCTCGCTCATCCAG GTTGGCACAGGACACACAGTTGCCACCCTGGCAGATGCCTCGGAGCTGCCAGGTGTGACGGTGGCACAGGTCAACTACACCACAGTAACTGACGGAGAG ATTGTCCCTTTCGAGGTGGAGCAGAACTGGGCCACCCTCCAGGGCGGCGAGATGACAATCCAAACCACTCAGGCCTCAGAGGCCACGCAGGCTGTAGCATCCCTGGCAGAAGCCGCTGTTGCCGCAAGTCACGAAATGCAGCCCGGAGCCACCGTCACAATGGCTCTTAACAG tgagGCAGCAGCCCATGCTGTAGCGACGTTGGCGGAGGCTACTCTACAAGGCGGAGGGCAGATTGTCCTGGCAGAGACAGCAGCTGCTGTTGGAGCACTGGCAGGGGTTCAAGATGCCACAG GTCTGGTCCAGATCCCAGTCAGCATGTACCAGACTGTAGTGACCAGCCTCGCCCACGGCAACCGGCCTGTCCAGGTTGCCATGGCACCTGTTGCCACACGCATAGATAACACTGTCACACTTGACGGCCAAGCCGTGGAAGTTGTGACCCTGGAACAGTGA
- the nrf1 gene encoding nuclear respiratory factor 1 isoform X5: MDEHVVHQTEHMTTIEASAVSQQVQQVHVTTFTEASMMSAEEDSTSSPDDDPYDDTDILNSAGTDEITAHLAAAGPVGMAAAAAVATGKKRKRPHIFESNPSIRKRQQTRLLRKLRATLDEYTTRVGQQAIVLCISPSKPNPVFKVFGAAPLENVVRKYKGMILEDLENALAEHAPAGGELASELPPLTIDGIPVSVDKMTQAQLRAFIPEMLKYSTGRGKPGWGKESCKPMWWPEDIPWANVRSDVRTEEQKQRVSWTQALRTIVKNCYKQHGREDLLYAFEDQITTTTTTQHHLTTAQSIAHLVPSQTVVQTVNNPDGTVSLIQVGTGHTVATLADASELPGVTVAQVNYTTVTDGEIVPFEVEQNWATLQGGEMTIQTTQASEATQAVASLAEAAVAASHEMQPGATVTMALNSEAAAHAVATLAEATLQGGGQIVLAETAAAVGALAGVQDATGWESI; encoded by the exons ATGGACGAGCACGTCGTTCACCAGACTGAACACATGACCACCATCGAGGCCAGCGCCGTCAGCCAACAGGTCCAGCAG GTACATGTGACCACCTTTACCGAAGCGTCCATGATGAGCGCTGAGGAAGACTCAACGTCCTCACCAGATGATGATCCTTATGACGATACGGACATCCTCAACTCAGCTGGCACTGATGAGATCACAGCTCACCTGGCTGCCGCAG ggCCAGTAGGCatggcagctgctgctgctgtggcaactggtaagaaaagaaagaggcCTCATATCTTTGAATCCAACCCCTCTATCCGCAAGAGGCAGCAGACGCGTCTGCTCAG gaaaCTGCGAGCTACCCTGGATGAGTACACTACTAGAGTGGGCCAACAGGCCATAGTGCTGTGTATCTCTCCCTCAAAACCCAACCCTGTGTTCAAGGTGTTTGGTGCTGCTCCTCTGGAGAATGTG GTGAGGAAGTATAAGGGCATGATATTGGAGGATCTGGAGAACGCATTGGCTGAACATGCCCCCGCTGGTGGAGAGCTGGCCTCAGAGTTGCCTCCCCTCACCATCGATGGCATCCCTGTTTCTGTGGACAAGATGACCCAG GCCCAGCTGCGAGCGTTCATCCCAGAGATGCTGAAGTACTCAACGGGCCGAGGGAAGCCTGGCTGGGGTAAGGAGAGCTGCAAGCCAATGTGGTGGCCTGAGGATATCCCTTGGGCCAACGTACGCAGCGACGTCCGCACAGAGGAGCAGAAACAAAGG GTGTCTTGGACGCAGGCATTGCGGACTATTGTTAAGAACTGCTACAAGCAGCATGGCCGTGAGGATCTGTTGTATGCTTTTGAAGACCAGATAACCACGACGACCACCACCCAGCACCACCTGACCACTGCGCAGAGTATCGCTCATCTTGTGCCCTCGCAAACTGTGGTACAGACCGTCAACAACCCTGACGGAACAGTCTCGCTCATCCAG GTTGGCACAGGACACACAGTTGCCACCCTGGCAGATGCCTCGGAGCTGCCAGGTGTGACGGTGGCACAGGTCAACTACACCACAGTAACTGACGGAGAG ATTGTCCCTTTCGAGGTGGAGCAGAACTGGGCCACCCTCCAGGGCGGCGAGATGACAATCCAAACCACTCAGGCCTCAGAGGCCACGCAGGCTGTAGCATCCCTGGCAGAAGCCGCTGTTGCCGCAAGTCACGAAATGCAGCCCGGAGCCACCGTCACAATGGCTCTTAACAG tgagGCAGCAGCCCATGCTGTAGCGACGTTGGCGGAGGCTACTCTACAAGGCGGAGGGCAGATTGTCCTGGCAGAGACAGCAGCTGCTGTTGGAGCACTGGCAGGGGTTCAAGATGCCACAG GATGGGAGTCAATTTAA
- the nrf1 gene encoding nuclear respiratory factor 1 isoform X4 — MDEHVVHQTEHMTTIEASAVSQQVQQVHVTTFTEASMMSAEEDSTSSPDDDPYDDTDILNSAGTDEITAHLAAAGPVGMAAAAAVATGKKRKRPHIFESNPSIRKRQQTRLLRKLRATLDEYTTRVGQQAIVLCISPSKPNPVFKVFGAAPLENVVRKYKGMILEDLENALAEHAPAGGELASELPPLTIDGIPVSVDKMTQAQLRAFIPEMLKYSTGRGKPGWGKESCKPMWWPEDIPWANVRSDVRTEEQKQRVSWTQALRTIVKNCYKQHGREDLLYAFEDQITTTTTTQHHLTTAQSIAHLVPSQTVVQTVNNPDGTVSLIQVGTGHTVATLADASELPGVTVAQVNYTTVTDGEIVPFEVEQNWATLQGGEMTIQTTQASEATQAVASLAEAAVAASHEMQPGATVTMALNSEAAAHAVATLAEATLQGGGQIVLAETAAAVGALAGVQDATVVLNLFESQPPRKFRLVLPERARDLQTDVNSCFYVPTPAEFE; from the exons ATGGACGAGCACGTCGTTCACCAGACTGAACACATGACCACCATCGAGGCCAGCGCCGTCAGCCAACAGGTCCAGCAG GTACATGTGACCACCTTTACCGAAGCGTCCATGATGAGCGCTGAGGAAGACTCAACGTCCTCACCAGATGATGATCCTTATGACGATACGGACATCCTCAACTCAGCTGGCACTGATGAGATCACAGCTCACCTGGCTGCCGCAG ggCCAGTAGGCatggcagctgctgctgctgtggcaactggtaagaaaagaaagaggcCTCATATCTTTGAATCCAACCCCTCTATCCGCAAGAGGCAGCAGACGCGTCTGCTCAG gaaaCTGCGAGCTACCCTGGATGAGTACACTACTAGAGTGGGCCAACAGGCCATAGTGCTGTGTATCTCTCCCTCAAAACCCAACCCTGTGTTCAAGGTGTTTGGTGCTGCTCCTCTGGAGAATGTG GTGAGGAAGTATAAGGGCATGATATTGGAGGATCTGGAGAACGCATTGGCTGAACATGCCCCCGCTGGTGGAGAGCTGGCCTCAGAGTTGCCTCCCCTCACCATCGATGGCATCCCTGTTTCTGTGGACAAGATGACCCAG GCCCAGCTGCGAGCGTTCATCCCAGAGATGCTGAAGTACTCAACGGGCCGAGGGAAGCCTGGCTGGGGTAAGGAGAGCTGCAAGCCAATGTGGTGGCCTGAGGATATCCCTTGGGCCAACGTACGCAGCGACGTCCGCACAGAGGAGCAGAAACAAAGG GTGTCTTGGACGCAGGCATTGCGGACTATTGTTAAGAACTGCTACAAGCAGCATGGCCGTGAGGATCTGTTGTATGCTTTTGAAGACCAGATAACCACGACGACCACCACCCAGCACCACCTGACCACTGCGCAGAGTATCGCTCATCTTGTGCCCTCGCAAACTGTGGTACAGACCGTCAACAACCCTGACGGAACAGTCTCGCTCATCCAG GTTGGCACAGGACACACAGTTGCCACCCTGGCAGATGCCTCGGAGCTGCCAGGTGTGACGGTGGCACAGGTCAACTACACCACAGTAACTGACGGAGAG ATTGTCCCTTTCGAGGTGGAGCAGAACTGGGCCACCCTCCAGGGCGGCGAGATGACAATCCAAACCACTCAGGCCTCAGAGGCCACGCAGGCTGTAGCATCCCTGGCAGAAGCCGCTGTTGCCGCAAGTCACGAAATGCAGCCCGGAGCCACCGTCACAATGGCTCTTAACAG tgagGCAGCAGCCCATGCTGTAGCGACGTTGGCGGAGGCTACTCTACAAGGCGGAGGGCAGATTGTCCTGGCAGAGACAGCAGCTGCTGTTGGAGCACTGGCAGGGGTTCAAGATGCCACAG tggttctcaacctatTTGAGTCGCAACCCCCCAGAAAATTCAGGTTGGTGTTGCCAGAGAGAGCAAGGGATCTGCAAACGGACGTAAACAGCTGTTTCTACGTGCCTACCCCAGCTGAATTTGAGTGA